In the genome of Croceimicrobium hydrocarbonivorans, one region contains:
- the panB gene encoding 3-methyl-2-oxobutanoate hydroxymethyltransferase: MSVASSDFKKVTTNSVQEMKRQGEKISMLTAYDFTLAGIVDKAGIDVILVGDSASNVMAGHETTLPITLDQMIYHASSVVRAVDRALVVVDLPFGSYQGNSKEALGSAIRIMKESGGHAVKLEGGVEIIESIERILTAGIPVMGHLGLTPQSIYKFGTYTVRARQEAEAEKLISDAKALEEAGCFALVLEKIPADLAERVAQELNIPVIGIGAGAGVDGQVLVLHDMLGMTHEFNPRFLRRYLDLYSEITGAVQSYVHDVKSRDFPNDKEQY; the protein is encoded by the coding sequence ATGTCCGTAGCAAGCTCAGACTTTAAGAAGGTTACTACCAATTCGGTACAGGAAATGAAACGCCAGGGAGAGAAAATCTCCATGCTTACCGCTTATGATTTCACCTTGGCGGGAATTGTAGATAAAGCGGGGATCGATGTAATCCTGGTGGGCGATAGTGCCTCCAATGTAATGGCTGGTCATGAAACCACTTTACCTATTACTCTGGATCAAATGATTTACCATGCTTCCAGTGTGGTGCGTGCTGTTGATCGGGCCTTAGTGGTAGTAGATTTGCCTTTCGGATCTTATCAAGGAAATTCCAAGGAAGCCCTGGGCTCCGCTATTCGCATCATGAAGGAGAGTGGCGGTCATGCCGTGAAACTCGAAGGTGGGGTAGAGATTATCGAATCGATTGAGCGTATTCTTACTGCCGGTATTCCAGTGATGGGGCATTTGGGATTAACCCCACAAAGCATCTATAAATTCGGTACCTATACCGTTCGCGCTCGTCAGGAGGCAGAAGCCGAAAAGCTGATTAGTGACGCGAAAGCATTGGAAGAAGCTGGCTGTTTTGCTTTGGTATTGGAGAAAATCCCTGCCGATTTAGCCGAAAGAGTAGCGCAGGAATTAAATATTCCGGTAATCGGTATTGGTGCCGGTGCCGGAGTAGATGGTCAGGTATTGGTTTTACACGATATGCTGGGCATGACGCATGAGTTTAATCCTCGTTTCTTACGTCGTTATTTGGACCTCTACTCTGAAATTACCGGTGCGGTACAATCTTATGTTCACGATGTGAAAAGCCGCGATTTCCCTAATGATAAAGAGCAGTATTAG
- a CDS encoding sodium:solute symporter family protein, whose amino-acid sequence MTHLSTLDWWVVGFFMLLFVFLGLYFRGKAEGGLAGFFLGGRKLPWYIAGVSMVATTFAADTPLWVTEKIAQHGISGNWLWWNMAIGGMLTTFFFARLWRRAEIITELELLELRYSGPVAVFLRGLRSVYLGLFMNVVIIGWVNAALISILEVFFEIPAQEAFWFCMAAMALVAVYSSIAGLLGIAITDFVQFIIAMSGSIILAIIVLNLPEVGGLSGIKNQLPAWRLDFFPQIGSGSDLAVGTFSLSAGAFFSYIVLQWWASWYPGNEPGGGGYISQRMMSAKNEEHAVYSSLFFQIAHYCLRPWPWIIVGLAALILYPDLPLEESRKGFVFAMRDFLPSGLKGLLFVGFLSAYMSTISTQLNWGSSYLTNDLYRRFFKPEASDQHYVMAGRIITLLIMLVAMYSTAQIGMIDEAASFLIASGAGLGMVLILRWYWWRINAWSELSATLAPLLAWALLKFPLKAYLPESFYHQNGDFIATVVFTSLVWVLVTFISKPTDAKVLENFYARIRPSGFWKPFRKEGQKHQASGALFGAWLSGVVLVYSALFALGSLLFDDAIESAAWLVALLISLVSLRYFMKKGALIDKKAS is encoded by the coding sequence ATGACACATCTTAGTACGCTCGATTGGTGGGTAGTAGGCTTCTTTATGCTGCTCTTTGTTTTCTTAGGTCTGTATTTCCGAGGAAAGGCAGAAGGCGGATTAGCGGGCTTCTTTTTAGGTGGTAGGAAATTACCCTGGTATATCGCTGGGGTGTCTATGGTAGCCACCACTTTTGCGGCAGATACTCCTTTATGGGTTACAGAGAAAATTGCTCAGCATGGAATTTCGGGCAACTGGCTGTGGTGGAATATGGCCATTGGTGGAATGCTCACCACCTTTTTCTTTGCTCGCCTTTGGCGTAGAGCGGAGATTATCACCGAATTGGAATTGTTGGAATTAAGGTACTCCGGTCCGGTAGCTGTTTTCTTGCGTGGACTTCGTTCCGTTTATCTTGGCCTCTTTATGAATGTGGTAATAATCGGCTGGGTAAATGCTGCTCTCATTTCTATTCTGGAAGTGTTTTTTGAAATTCCGGCCCAAGAAGCATTTTGGTTCTGTATGGCGGCTATGGCCTTGGTGGCGGTATACTCATCTATCGCAGGCTTATTGGGAATTGCGATTACGGATTTTGTACAGTTCATCATTGCCATGTCGGGCAGCATTATTCTGGCTATAATTGTTTTAAACCTTCCCGAAGTAGGTGGATTAAGTGGGATTAAAAACCAATTACCGGCCTGGCGTTTGGACTTCTTTCCTCAGATTGGCAGTGGTAGTGATTTAGCGGTGGGTACCTTTTCCTTATCGGCAGGCGCCTTTTTCTCCTACATCGTTTTGCAGTGGTGGGCGAGTTGGTATCCTGGCAATGAGCCTGGCGGCGGCGGATATATTTCACAGAGAATGATGAGCGCTAAAAATGAGGAACATGCCGTGTATTCGAGTTTGTTCTTTCAAATTGCGCATTATTGTTTACGTCCTTGGCCCTGGATAATCGTAGGTCTGGCGGCATTAATTCTCTATCCGGATTTACCTTTGGAGGAGTCTCGAAAAGGCTTTGTTTTTGCGATGCGTGATTTCTTGCCTTCAGGATTAAAGGGCTTGCTTTTCGTAGGTTTTTTATCCGCCTATATGAGTACCATCTCTACCCAGTTAAATTGGGGGTCCAGCTATTTGACCAATGATTTATACCGTCGCTTTTTTAAGCCAGAAGCAAGCGATCAGCATTATGTGATGGCCGGTCGTATTATCACCTTACTTATCATGTTGGTGGCCATGTATTCTACCGCTCAAATCGGAATGATCGATGAGGCTGCTAGTTTCCTAATCGCTTCTGGTGCTGGTTTAGGAATGGTATTGATTTTACGCTGGTACTGGTGGCGTATTAATGCCTGGAGTGAATTGAGTGCAACCCTGGCACCACTTTTGGCCTGGGCCTTATTAAAGTTTCCGCTTAAAGCTTATTTGCCCGAATCCTTCTATCATCAGAACGGTGATTTTATTGCTACCGTGGTCTTTACAAGTCTGGTTTGGGTTCTGGTAACCTTTATCAGCAAACCCACAGATGCGAAGGTTTTAGAGAATTTCTACGCGCGTATTCGTCCTTCAGGATTTTGGAAGCCTTTCCGAAAGGAGGGGCAGAAGCATCAGGCTAGCGGAGCTTTATTTGGTGCCTGGCTATCGGGTGTAGTTTTAGTGTATTCGGCACTATTTGCGCTCGGATCCTTATTATTTGATGATGCAATAGAAAGTGCCGCCTGGCTGGTAGCCTTGCTGATATCTTTGGTATCGCTACGCTATTTTATGAAGAAAGGAGCATTGATTGACAAGAAGGCTTCTTAG
- a CDS encoding RluA family pseudouridine synthase, which yields MSERILFEDNHLIIVNKLAGELVQGDFTGDKPLLEKVRDYIRDTYNKPGNVFCGLVHRLDRPTSGIVVFAKTSKALSRMNKIFEKREVRKIYYAIVQEKPNPTEGRLEHYLKKEAKNNKSYPRPASDKNAKKAELTYKLIADSQRYFLLEVELHTGRHHQIRAQLAAIGCPIKGDLKYGFDRSNHDASISLHAGRIQFEHPVGGEAIDIVAANPGEDAIWRIFNPKITA from the coding sequence ATTAGCGAGCGGATTTTATTCGAAGACAATCATCTTATCATCGTAAATAAGCTCGCGGGCGAATTGGTCCAGGGCGATTTTACCGGTGATAAGCCCTTGCTCGAAAAAGTGCGGGATTACATTCGGGATACCTATAATAAACCCGGCAATGTTTTTTGCGGATTGGTGCATCGCTTAGATCGTCCTACCTCCGGAATTGTAGTATTTGCTAAAACCAGCAAGGCTTTAAGCCGGATGAATAAAATCTTCGAAAAGCGGGAGGTGCGTAAAATCTATTATGCCATCGTGCAGGAGAAGCCTAATCCGACTGAAGGCCGTTTAGAACACTATTTAAAGAAAGAAGCAAAAAACAACAAATCCTATCCTCGACCTGCCAGCGATAAAAATGCGAAGAAGGCAGAATTGACCTATAAGCTTATAGCTGATTCGCAACGCTATTTTCTGCTGGAAGTGGAATTGCATACCGGTCGTCACCATCAAATCCGAGCGCAATTAGCTGCGATTGGTTGCCCCATTAAGGGCGATTTAAAATATGGCTTTGATCGCTCTAATCACGATGCTAGCATCAGTTTGCATGCCGGTCGAATTCAATTCGAACATCCGGTAGGAGGGGAGGCCATTGATATAGTAGCCGCAAATCCTGGGGAAGATGCGATTTGGCGTATCTTTAACCCTAAGATCACTGCATGA
- a CDS encoding Hsp20/alpha crystallin family protein — MKVIKRQNEAPLFDQLFDGFFRDEPLHWMNRNMVNHRKESVNIMENDSQFEIELLAPGYRKEDLHIEVDGDLLTLKAERKENKEEKESNYLRREFRIHNFERQFRLPEDRVNAEGITARFEDGILHLSVPKKEETKKASRLIEIN, encoded by the coding sequence ATGAAAGTTATAAAAAGACAAAACGAAGCCCCATTATTCGATCAGTTATTCGATGGATTTTTCCGCGACGAACCCCTTCATTGGATGAATCGAAACATGGTAAATCATCGTAAAGAATCTGTGAATATCATGGAGAATGATTCGCAGTTCGAAATTGAGCTTTTAGCTCCTGGGTATCGCAAAGAAGATTTGCATATCGAAGTAGATGGAGACCTGCTCACCCTCAAGGCTGAACGCAAGGAAAACAAAGAGGAAAAGGAAAGTAATTACTTGCGCCGTGAGTTCCGCATTCACAATTTCGAACGTCAGTTTCGCTTACCAGAAGATCGGGTAAATGCTGAAGGCATTACGGCTCGCTTTGAAGATGGAATCCTTCACCTGAGCGTGCCTAAAAAAGAAGAAACTAAAAAAGCTTCTCGCTTAATTGAAATTAATTAA
- a CDS encoding THUMP domain-containing class I SAM-dependent RNA methyltransferase — protein MKDSNLQIVIKTLPGLERVLAREVRQLGGREVQEVRRGIVCKGDLGFVFKCNLWLRTALRVLVQIDRFQVRDEKNLYKKVYETPWEKYFDCDKTIAIDATVHSDRFRNSLFVAQKTKDGIVDRFRDQSGKRPSVDLKNPDIRINVHIQNHFCTLSLDSSGESLHKRGYRVEVDKAPLSEVLAAGILSLMDWQGKAPLLDPMCGSGTFLTEAALFASNVPVNVFRKQFSFQNWKDYDAELFDTIFESSMKKENRDLPPIYGFDIDPQIGAKARRNVKNALMEDVIKVQKRNFLNWPEDEKVAPGTTLIMNPPYDLKLEADIPELYKGIGDSLKQHFSGCTAWVFTASAEGLKHLGLKPTKKIPLKNAKLDSWLVRYDLYEGSKKGSD, from the coding sequence TTGAAGGATTCCAATTTACAAATCGTCATTAAAACCTTACCTGGACTGGAACGCGTGTTGGCACGTGAGGTTCGGCAATTAGGTGGACGTGAGGTTCAAGAAGTGCGTCGTGGCATTGTTTGCAAAGGAGATTTAGGCTTTGTTTTTAAATGCAATCTCTGGCTGCGTACAGCCCTGCGAGTTTTAGTTCAGATAGATCGTTTTCAGGTGCGGGATGAGAAAAACCTTTACAAGAAGGTTTATGAAACCCCCTGGGAAAAATATTTCGATTGCGATAAAACCATTGCTATTGATGCTACCGTGCACAGCGATCGTTTTCGCAACAGCCTTTTTGTAGCGCAAAAAACCAAGGATGGCATTGTAGATCGTTTTCGCGATCAAAGTGGCAAGCGTCCTTCCGTTGACTTAAAAAATCCGGATATCCGCATAAATGTGCATATCCAAAATCACTTCTGTACGCTCTCTCTGGATAGCAGTGGCGAATCCCTTCATAAAAGGGGCTATCGTGTAGAAGTGGATAAAGCTCCATTGAGCGAAGTTTTGGCCGCCGGAATTTTATCCCTAATGGATTGGCAAGGTAAAGCCCCCCTACTCGACCCCATGTGCGGATCCGGGACTTTCTTAACGGAGGCTGCTTTATTTGCTTCCAATGTACCGGTGAATGTTTTCCGTAAGCAGTTCTCCTTTCAAAATTGGAAGGACTATGACGCTGAACTCTTCGATACCATTTTCGAATCTTCCATGAAGAAGGAAAATCGCGATTTACCTCCGATCTATGGCTTTGATATCGATCCTCAAATTGGTGCAAAGGCACGTAGGAACGTGAAAAATGCCTTAATGGAAGATGTGATCAAAGTGCAAAAGCGCAACTTCCTCAATTGGCCTGAAGATGAAAAGGTAGCGCCAGGAACCACCTTGATCATGAACCCACCCTACGATTTGAAACTGGAAGCTGATATCCCCGAATTGTACAAGGGAATTGGCGATAGCTTAAAACAACATTTCAGTGGCTGCACGGCCTGGGTATTTACCGCTTCCGCGGAAGGCCTCAAACATTTAGGCTTGAAGCCCACCAAAAAGATTCCACTTAAAAACGCCAAGCTCGACAGTTGGTTAGTGCGTTACGACCTCTACGAAGGTTCAAAAAAGGGGAGCGACTAG
- a CDS encoding M48 family metallopeptidase, with amino-acid sequence MRKLVLTALIIALGACKTVPLTGRKQVALIPGAQMNAMAVDQYQQVLSESKVIKGTPQAQMVERVGRKIAAAVERYLTQKGHADMVKDFKWEFALIDENVANAWCMPGGKVAFYTGIMGICQDEAGIAVVMGHEIAHAVASHGSERMSQGLIQQMGGVALQVAIKDQPEKTQSLYMTAYGIGSQYGAMLPFSRLHESEADKMGLVFMGMAGYDPREAPKFWERMAAQSGGSQPPEFMSTHPSHSTRIKDLNANMGEAMKYYLQTQQGQ; translated from the coding sequence ATGAGAAAGCTTGTTCTTACCGCATTGATTATTGCCCTTGGCGCTTGTAAAACCGTTCCCCTTACGGGCCGTAAACAAGTAGCTTTAATTCCCGGAGCTCAAATGAATGCCATGGCGGTAGATCAGTATCAGCAAGTACTATCTGAATCGAAAGTGATCAAAGGAACTCCTCAAGCTCAAATGGTAGAGCGGGTAGGCAGAAAGATTGCAGCAGCCGTTGAGCGTTATCTTACCCAAAAAGGTCATGCCGATATGGTGAAGGACTTTAAATGGGAGTTTGCCTTGATTGATGAGAATGTTGCTAATGCTTGGTGTATGCCTGGTGGAAAGGTGGCTTTCTATACCGGCATTATGGGAATTTGCCAGGATGAGGCCGGCATTGCAGTAGTTATGGGACATGAAATTGCTCATGCAGTAGCCAGCCATGGTTCGGAGCGTATGAGTCAGGGCCTTATTCAACAAATGGGGGGCGTAGCATTACAAGTGGCTATTAAAGACCAACCCGAGAAGACACAATCCTTATACATGACCGCCTACGGTATTGGTTCTCAATACGGAGCCATGTTGCCCTTTAGCCGTTTACACGAAAGTGAAGCCGATAAAATGGGTTTGGTATTTATGGGAATGGCGGGCTATGATCCTAGGGAAGCGCCTAAGTTTTGGGAGCGTATGGCAGCTCAGAGTGGCGGGAGTCAGCCCCCAGAGTTTATGTCTACTCACCCTTCTCACAGTACGCGTATCAAAGACCTGAATGCTAATATGGGCGAGGCCATGAAGTATTACTTGCAAACTCAGCAAGGTCAATAG
- a CDS encoding lysoplasmalogenase, producing MKVRDFIKIYGAIMLFHLAVVYRGDEGQMLWLSKPLIVGTLLFFTFSKIREGKAFLMPLIPALVFSLFGDVALMFQQSPAFLIGMGAFALAHISYGYWYLKQGSGLKWQAFIIALLLSLGAMYLLLQLVVLPVELSIPIYAYFGLLSLHFILSAMAWQAQKISIWPLLGIALFIFSDWWIAWSKFGGGLDEHWHNRFIIMLTYGLAQGLILLGIIAKED from the coding sequence ATGAAGGTACGCGACTTCATTAAGATTTACGGGGCGATAATGCTTTTTCATTTAGCGGTAGTATACCGTGGGGATGAAGGTCAAATGCTATGGTTGAGTAAACCTCTTATAGTAGGCACTTTATTATTCTTCACCTTTAGTAAGATCCGAGAAGGAAAGGCTTTCTTAATGCCATTAATTCCAGCTTTGGTATTTTCTCTTTTTGGAGATGTGGCTTTGATGTTTCAACAAAGTCCGGCCTTTTTAATTGGAATGGGCGCCTTTGCCCTGGCCCATATTTCCTACGGTTATTGGTATTTAAAGCAAGGCTCCGGTTTAAAATGGCAGGCCTTTATCATTGCCTTGCTCTTGTCTTTGGGAGCCATGTATCTACTATTGCAATTAGTGGTCCTGCCTGTAGAATTGAGCATCCCTATTTATGCCTACTTCGGACTTTTAAGCTTGCACTTCATTTTGAGTGCTATGGCCTGGCAGGCCCAGAAAATCAGCATTTGGCCCTTATTAGGAATCGCCCTTTTTATCTTTTCTGATTGGTGGATCGCCTGGTCGAAGTTTGGTGGTGGCTTAGATGAGCATTGGCATAATCGCTTCATTATTATGCTCACTTACGGTCTGGCTCAAGGCCTGATTCTTTTGGGGATTATTGCCAAAGAAGACTAA
- the priA gene encoding replication restart helicase PriA: MEQFAEILLPLALPVNYTYRIPSALGDIVKVGMRVIVPLGKRKLYTGLVKEIHQRKPKDFEVKDILDAEDASPIIAEAQIEFWEWLAQYYLCSEGEVMNAALPGGLKLESEMVIQRNLAKEIIDAELSDAEYLIVEALEQQDRLSIKEIAEITGFANPLFTIKELLSKAYVVLEEELKGGYKPRQARLVKAGPELNEDDVSAAFEGLGNAAKQRELLLGFFQYRNERGEVTAAMLLKRCKASDGSLKSLEAKGLLEIFYDDPFRHQHSEDPSANGLFPLSESQQKAFDDITQHWEQPILLHGVTSSGKTEVYTHLMAEVLKQGRQVLYLVPEIALTTQLIQRLERFFGEDLLVYHSRYSDRERVETWLKLFRKGDKPALVIGARSSIFLPFQNLGLVIVDEEHENSYKQYEPAPRYHARDAALVLAQQQNAHVILGSATPAYESYFNARKGKYHLVEMKERYGAIALPEIRPFNLRELRKRKQMRGYFAPELVDEIERQMKKGKQIILFQNRRGFSTFLQCDTCGHVMQCRNCDISLTYHKHRHQLRCHVCGYNTPPPRSCPACKSQQVRSLGFGTEKLEDELQLMFPEARIQRMDLDTTRKKKAYENILQSFEDGDTDILVGTQMVTKGLDFGNVGLVGIMNADSQIFFPDFRAHEKAFQMLAQVAGRAGRKGERGLVLIQSSSPDHEVIHDVIGNRYRSGYEREMQERLEYHYPPFYRLIRISLKHRKKEVLEERAVLYGQELKALFGRRVYGPEYPLANRLRGMYQMEILLKLESKLSLKAVKQALSERTDAFQQQHKSSPMRIIFDVDPL; the protein is encoded by the coding sequence ATGGAGCAATTTGCCGAAATCTTACTTCCACTGGCCTTACCAGTGAATTATACCTATCGCATCCCTTCAGCTTTAGGCGATATCGTAAAAGTAGGAATGCGAGTAATCGTACCACTCGGCAAACGAAAACTTTATACCGGACTGGTAAAAGAAATCCATCAGCGCAAGCCCAAAGACTTTGAAGTCAAGGATATTTTAGACGCTGAGGATGCCTCCCCCATTATTGCCGAAGCCCAAATTGAATTTTGGGAATGGCTGGCTCAATACTATCTCTGCAGCGAAGGAGAAGTAATGAACGCTGCCCTGCCCGGAGGTTTAAAGCTGGAAAGCGAAATGGTGATTCAGCGCAATTTGGCTAAGGAAATTATTGATGCCGAATTGAGCGATGCTGAATATCTGATCGTCGAAGCTCTGGAACAACAGGATCGCTTAAGCATTAAGGAAATCGCCGAGATTACCGGTTTTGCCAATCCTCTATTCACCATAAAAGAATTGCTCTCCAAGGCCTATGTGGTATTGGAAGAGGAACTTAAAGGTGGCTATAAACCGCGGCAAGCACGATTGGTAAAGGCTGGCCCGGAATTAAATGAAGATGATGTTAGCGCCGCCTTCGAAGGCTTGGGTAATGCCGCCAAGCAAAGAGAGCTATTATTGGGCTTTTTTCAATATCGAAATGAAAGAGGCGAAGTAACTGCCGCGATGCTGCTTAAGCGATGCAAAGCTAGTGACGGCAGTTTAAAATCACTGGAGGCCAAAGGCCTGCTGGAAATTTTTTACGATGATCCTTTTCGGCATCAGCATAGCGAAGATCCCAGTGCCAATGGATTATTCCCTTTAAGTGAAAGTCAGCAAAAGGCTTTTGACGATATCACTCAACATTGGGAACAGCCCATTCTTTTACATGGAGTAACCTCTTCCGGTAAAACAGAGGTCTACACGCATTTAATGGCCGAGGTTTTAAAGCAAGGTCGCCAAGTACTGTACCTGGTTCCTGAGATCGCCCTTACCACCCAATTAATTCAGCGCCTGGAACGCTTTTTTGGTGAGGATTTACTGGTTTACCATTCCCGCTACAGCGATAGAGAAAGGGTGGAAACTTGGCTAAAACTCTTCCGCAAGGGCGATAAGCCGGCTTTAGTAATTGGGGCCCGCAGCAGCATATTCCTGCCCTTTCAAAATTTGGGATTGGTGATTGTAGATGAGGAGCATGAAAATAGCTACAAGCAATATGAGCCCGCTCCTCGCTATCACGCCCGCGATGCTGCCCTGGTATTGGCTCAGCAACAAAATGCGCATGTGATATTGGGCAGTGCTACCCCAGCCTACGAAAGTTATTTCAATGCCCGTAAAGGCAAGTACCATTTAGTAGAAATGAAGGAGCGCTATGGCGCCATTGCCTTACCTGAAATCCGTCCTTTCAACCTGCGGGAATTGCGCAAACGCAAACAGATGCGCGGCTATTTCGCACCGGAATTAGTGGATGAGATTGAAAGGCAAATGAAAAAGGGCAAGCAGATCATCCTTTTTCAGAATCGCCGGGGCTTTTCCACCTTTTTACAATGCGATACCTGCGGCCATGTGATGCAATGCCGCAATTGCGATATCAGTCTTACTTATCACAAACATCGTCATCAATTACGCTGTCATGTTTGTGGCTATAATACCCCTCCTCCTCGCAGTTGTCCGGCTTGTAAAAGTCAACAGGTGCGAAGCCTGGGATTTGGTACCGAAAAGCTGGAAGATGAGCTGCAGTTGATGTTCCCGGAAGCGCGAATTCAGCGCATGGATTTGGATACCACCCGCAAGAAAAAGGCTTATGAAAACATCTTGCAAAGCTTTGAAGATGGAGATACCGATATTTTAGTGGGCACCCAGATGGTTACCAAAGGCCTTGATTTTGGCAATGTAGGTTTGGTAGGTATCATGAATGCGGATTCCCAAATCTTCTTCCCTGATTTCCGCGCCCATGAAAAGGCCTTTCAGATGTTGGCTCAAGTGGCAGGAAGAGCGGGTCGTAAGGGTGAAAGAGGCTTGGTACTTATCCAGAGTTCCAGTCCGGACCATGAAGTTATACATGATGTAATTGGCAATCGCTATCGCTCGGGCTACGAAAGAGAAATGCAAGAGCGACTGGAGTATCATTACCCTCCTTTTTACCGCTTAATCCGCATTAGCTTAAAACATCGTAAAAAGGAGGTTCTAGAAGAGCGAGCGGTATTATATGGCCAGGAATTAAAAGCTTTATTTGGCCGCAGGGTTTATGGACCGGAATATCCTCTTGCTAATCGCTTACGCGGAATGTACCAAATGGAGATTCTCTTAAAACTGGAATCCAAACTGAGTTTAAAGGCCGTAAAACAGGCTCTTTCAGAAAGAACTGATGCCTTTCAGCAGCAGCATAAAAGCAGTCCCATGCGCATCATCTTCGATGTGGATCCGCTTTAG
- the dnaK gene encoding molecular chaperone DnaK — MGKIIGIDLGTTNSCVAVMEGNEPVVIPNSEGKRTTPSVIAFVEGGERKVGDPAKRQAITNPHKTISSIKRFMGSSFSEVSKEAGRVPYKVIKGDNDTPRVEIDDRKYTPQELSAMVLQKMKKTAEDYLGEEVTEAVITVPAYFNDSQRQATKEAGEIAGLKVRRIINEPTAASLAYGIDKKGQDQKVAVFDCGGGTHDVSILELGDGVFEVLATDGDTHLGGDDFDQAVIDWLIDEFKAEEDFDLSKDAMALQRLKEAAEKAKIELSSSSDTEINLPYITATASGPKHLVRKLSRAKFEQLVHDLVDRTIAPCRTALKNADLDVSDIDQVILVGGSTRIPAIQDAVKSFFGKDPSKGVNPDEVVALGAAIQGGVLAGDVKDVLLLDVTPLSLGIETMGGVFTKLIEANTTIPTNKSEVFSTASDNQPAVDIHVLQGERPMAQDNKTIGRFQLTDIPPAPRGVPQIEVTFDIDANGILNVSAKDKATGKEQSIRIEASSGLSKEEIDKMKQEAEANAEADKAAKEKVEKLNQADSMIFQTEKQLKEFGEKLSDDKKAPIETALESLKAAHGAQDLEGIDKAMEQINEAWKNASEEMYKAQQEGAADAGAGAQGGAEAGNGGDDVTDVEFEEVDDNK; from the coding sequence ATGGGAAAAATCATTGGCATTGACTTAGGAACCACTAACTCCTGCGTTGCCGTTATGGAAGGTAACGAACCAGTGGTGATTCCAAATAGCGAAGGAAAACGCACAACCCCTTCTGTGATTGCATTTGTAGAAGGCGGTGAGCGCAAAGTAGGTGACCCTGCCAAACGTCAGGCGATCACCAATCCACATAAGACGATCAGCTCTATTAAGCGCTTCATGGGATCTTCTTTTTCAGAAGTATCCAAAGAAGCCGGACGAGTTCCTTATAAGGTAATTAAAGGCGATAACGATACCCCTCGGGTAGAGATCGATGATCGCAAATACACTCCACAAGAATTATCAGCAATGGTGCTTCAGAAAATGAAGAAAACCGCTGAAGATTATTTGGGTGAAGAAGTAACAGAAGCGGTAATTACTGTACCCGCTTACTTTAACGACTCTCAACGTCAGGCGACCAAAGAAGCCGGAGAAATCGCTGGTTTAAAAGTACGTCGTATCATCAACGAACCTACTGCAGCCTCTTTGGCTTATGGTATCGACAAAAAAGGTCAGGACCAGAAAGTAGCCGTATTCGACTGTGGTGGTGGTACCCACGACGTTTCTATCCTCGAATTAGGTGATGGTGTATTCGAAGTATTAGCTACTGATGGTGATACTCACTTAGGTGGTGATGACTTTGATCAAGCCGTAATCGACTGGTTAATTGATGAGTTTAAAGCGGAAGAAGATTTCGACTTAAGCAAAGATGCAATGGCCTTACAACGCTTGAAAGAAGCTGCTGAGAAAGCTAAAATCGAATTGTCTTCTTCTAGCGACACCGAAATCAACTTGCCTTATATCACTGCAACTGCTAGTGGTCCTAAGCACTTGGTTCGCAAATTAAGCCGTGCCAAATTCGAGCAATTAGTACATGATTTAGTAGATCGTACCATCGCTCCTTGTCGCACCGCTCTTAAGAATGCTGATCTGGATGTATCCGATATCGATCAGGTAATCCTGGTAGGTGGTTCTACTCGTATTCCTGCCATTCAGGATGCTGTGAAGAGCTTCTTCGGTAAAGATCCTTCTAAAGGTGTAAACCCTGATGAAGTAGTAGCCTTAGGTGCTGCCATTCAAGGTGGTGTATTGGCTGGTGATGTGAAAGATGTATTGCTTCTGGATGTTACCCCACTTTCTTTAGGTATCGAAACCATGGGTGGCGTATTCACCAAATTGATTGAGGCCAATACTACTATCCCTACTAATAAATCGGAGGTATTCTCTACCGCCAGCGACAATCAGCCTGCCGTGGATATCCACGTATTGCAAGGTGAGCGCCCAATGGCTCAGGATAACAAGACTATCGGTCGCTTCCAACTGACTGATATACCTCCTGCACCACGTGGAGTTCCTCAAATTGAGGTAACCTTTGACATTGACGCAAATGGTATCCTAAACGTAAGCGCTAAGGATAAAGCGACTGGCAAAGAGCAAAGTATTCGTATCGAAGCTTCTTCTGGCTTAAGCAAAGAAGAAATCGACAAAATGAAACAAGAAGCTGAAGCTAATGCTGAAGCAGATAAAGCAGCCAAGGAAAAAGTTGAGAAACTGAACCAGGCTGATAGCATGATCTTCCAAACTGAGAAGCAATTAAAAGAGTTTGGCGAAAAATTATCTGATGATAAAAAAGCGCCTATCGAAACAGCTCTTGAAAGCTTGAAAGCCGCCCACGGTGCTCAAGATTTGGAAGGTATCGACAAAGCCATGGAGCAAATCAATGAAGCCTGGAAAAATGCTTCTGAAGAAATGTACAAAGCCCAACAGGAAGGTGCTGCTGATGCAGGTGCCGGAGCGCAGGGCGGTGCAGAAGCTGGCAATGGCGGCGACGATGTTACCGACGTAGAATTTGAAGAAGTGGATGACAATAAGTAA